The following nucleotide sequence is from Drosophila takahashii strain IR98-3 E-12201 chromosome 3L, DtakHiC1v2, whole genome shotgun sequence.
AAGACGACCCCCTCGCCCACAATAGCTTCAAACGATTTTGAAAGTATCTGGTGCCCAgacctttaaagattatagaacaaaattaatgcaattttgttgtgcttaaaaatacctatagaaatgtagaagaaatttttcaaatcggaccattcatttgaAAGTGATGAGCTAATAAtggaattcaagcagtgcaagcagttttTTGCTGCAtgcatatctccatcttcctcgcactgccttaagctgagtaacgggtatctgaaaGTCGGAGTACTAGACTCATTAACTCCCCAAATGCTTAGAAAGAATTTACTGAACTCAGTAGGATCCTTACTAAGTTACAATTATCTGAACAACCCATTAACGTTATTTGATTCGGTGCTTCTAGTTCAAAGATCGCATCAGTTCGACCATTttcatattgatttttaatacatttcaaCCAGTGTGCAGCAAAAGAAGCTGTGGAGGCCACCAGATAACGAGctactgaaaactgaaaagcgACTAAACTGTTAATTTGTTGGGAATTCAGAGCAATCGTGGCTTATCACGGGCCAACGAAAAACAGCCTCGAATTCAAAACGAAACACGagaattacaaatattaattaacagcaaaacaaaaatgcccGAATATGGGTCAACAAATTGTTTAGCTGGGGCTTGGGGTGGGTGGTAAGAAATGGGGAGAGGGGAGGGTGTCAGAACGGGTGGTCTGAACACGTTAATTGAATTACCAAGACGCACAGCAACACCATCCACCGCCCACAAACAAAAAGGGAAGGGCCacattttcacttttcttgccATATTGCACGCTCCATTCTCAGTGGGTTGAAACGGGGAGGAAATGTGGGGGGTTAAATTATTAACTGCAGAGcaaacaaaatcaattttcaaataatcaCCAACAACAACTGAACTCAGCCGAAGGCAAATTAAAGTCTATATTTATAACGATTCACAGCGAACATGGCCAGCGaaacagcggcagcaacaacattaACAACAAACAAGTGGAATGCACTGCCCATAAAAgcttaaaacaacaacaactgcacaagcaataacaacaacaccaTAATTTGTATACAAAACGAAGgtagaagaagaaaaagcagAGATAGCAATGACAGACGAGAAACGCTAAAGCCGTCGCACAGTGGGCTATATTCAGTCGAATaatgaataattaattaaaactttctgCATAAGcaaaatatctttataaaaattgtacatatgtatataaaaataggGTTCTAACTTATACACGAATATGATATAGTTAAACTTTCTTTAATCAGAGGGGTTACAGAAACGGGCGACGAATTTGGAGACGGTTGGTTCGTGTACttgtttttttgccatttgagAGATTTACTTTCAGGGGAAATTtggttggaagagatttctgtaACACCCTTGAAAATACGAAATACTCAAAACTTGGCTTATTTGTTTGTAGGAtctgtaaaatttttaaacttaaaaagggtttattttaaaatgtaacttttgtatattaatagcttttaaaattttaaaatagacatacaattttttaaattttttttcagcgacttttaataaaaatgcttttaaatatgattttaacaatgaattttacTAAAATTCTTAAATGACTATAAGTAGAATTCATATTTTAAGCCAGCATCGCGTTATTGGCTCCACTGTGCAAGGTGAAAGAAAGGCAAAGGCCGACGCGTGTGGAAATGCAGGGGAAAAGCCAAGAGGCCAGCAAAGAAGTCAACCCAACCGGGCTAAAATgcagagagggagagagagagagcgagagaaagAGGACGAGAGAGTCAGTAAATGGGGCCGTGGCCGCAGAAGAACTGTTTTCCCAATCGAAAGGGCGACAGGACATGGGTCTAATTGGAATTGGCTTGAAGGAGCTAATACACATACATACCTGTCGCAGCTCCAGCTCCCGAGCATGCTGCAAATGTCCCAGCTCAAAGTCCTTTGATCGACGATTCTGCTCCGCAGAAATTGGGACAGGACGAGGAACACGCCCGCAAAGAAGCTGCACTGCAGGGAAATCAGGACAGTCGAAAGTGGAACACTAGCtgtagttgttgtttctgtgGGCGggcggtttttttgtttgcttgcgtgtgtgtgtgtttgcacgGCAATTCACAATACGCGAAGTTTGAGCTCACCTCACCACCTTTACACTCGCACTCACACTCTCACGCACGCAGATGCAGGCTTACATGGACGCACCCTCACCCCCGCGGCAGAGGCTCGGCAGAGGCCGGGCAGAGCGTTGGCATATGGACGCCAAAAATTATGAGTTCGGCTGGCAAACACCGCTTTTCGAGGCCCTCGGCGTAATTAATTTGCCACACAAAATGCACTGCGACGCTTTTTCCTCGGCCATGTACGCGTCTGAACTTGTCTGTGTGTATAGTGTATATACAATGTATGTACAAGAGCACCGACCGGTTTGTTTGCTACGCAGAATTTTCTTTCCACAACTGCGAGATAGAAACGCACTGGGAAAACAAGGAGTCGGGCTTGAATGGATATCGCGGAACTACGGATTTAATGCCACAAAAGGTATTGCAACGGCAGTTGCGTGATTTCGGCCTGCCTTTCGCTTTtattgcattaaaaatgcgCAGCGAACCGAACGTCTCGTTTTGTTTACTATGGCTGAACTGCACGCGTTTGCCAACACTGCACTCGAGAGGTACCAGAGGTGGCCATTCGACTTTATCCCCGCCAAATCTGGCATTTTTGAAGCCAAACTGCTGGAGCTCTGGCTTCTTGTCAATGTTtgactatttttagcttttagtGGTGCTGCGTCAACAACGATGAACGGAATCTTTATAATACACTTGGGGGAATCCCTAAACTattaaattgctgaattgttgaaaattcaacaaaaaatttcagaaattaagggaacgacccaaaatggtttctgttgaattttcaaacagctgttatttgttgaaaagtttcacggaacttaaagcatgtaaaatttgatttattattgctaccaaggtaaaaagaaccacaaatatgctttctaagttgattttaaaataaataatgcgtactggtgatactaataTGTCACAGAGTTGCcaggacttttaaaaaaaggcgacaactctggcttttcagcaattcaacaaaattttcagcagccccgaggctgttgaattgctgaaatttctgaaagttgactttgtatggaacagctgattaacagctgaccaaaattcaacaattcagcaattcaacagtttagagAATCCCCCTAATAAATTTAGGGGATTCCATAAaatgttgaattgctgaattgttaaACTTTGATCAGTGTTAAATCGTTGAAAAGCAGAGGTGTATGGAGCTTTTTAGTATTACAACACCTATTAACTTAtaactttgaaattaaatgagaaagtatatttttaactattaattataataataatgcttaataattttagaaattaactAACAAAGTTCTATTAAATTATACAGGTTTTAATGTCCGATTAAATGTGACACAACTGATCATAGCtgattgataattttaaaagtttgaaaaaGCCTTTTTCACAGCTGCTTAAAATTGCAAAGAGCTGTTGCGTCCTGTTCATATAGGCATCTGTTGTTGCAATAGCAAATGACATTGTGGTAGACGAGAAACAACTACATTGCTACCTTTAAATAGCAAACATTACCGTTTTGTGACTTCTAAAGAAGTATGAATATGTTATGTCAAAAACCTAGTTAATAAAGTCTAAAAAAGCtaacttgtttattttttattttttactaaaaGGGACTGCATGTTcccacaaaaacaaaggcttaatttataatattcaaattacTAAATATATCTTACAGCTGGTATACAGGGACGATAGTATCGCGATAGTTGTTAAACCATCGACGGTTCAAGCTGGCTCCTATCCAGAGATATCGATAGTTTGCCAGCTCTAAGGGACAGGGAAAAATGGGATGCGAAAATAACTGAATTGCAGGCGAGAACAAAACCACTGGAGGCAGGGAAACAGCAGACGCCACAGGCAGCAGGACACAGACGCAACGCCCAGCAAGGCCGACATCCCGGCAAAACCATAACAGTTGTCCACCtattaaatggcaaatgggAGTGCGACCGAAGCGGCGGCCACGGGCGctccgcagcagcagcggatTCCCCAAACGGCGCAGCAGGCGCTTCTGACCGACGGCGGGGTGAACGATCTCGTGGCGGACGTTTGTCTAAACGGTCGTGCCTCGGACTACTCCGCCATGAGGGCCTCCACGTCCACGGGCGGCTCGGGATCGGGAGGAGCAGCaccctcctcctcgtcgtcgtcctcctcgtTCTCCTTCAAGCACTTTCTCAGCAGCACGGGCACTGTGACGGCTCCGACCAGCACGGTGACCTCGGCCGCCGTCCAGACGTCCACTGGGGCACGGCCCAAGGTGCCCCAGTCAGCCTCCGCCTCCCACATGCAGCAGCCACCGGATGTGAACGGCAGCAGTGCATCCTCCCGGATGAAGCGATCGCCGCGCTTCAGCTCCTTCGACTCGCAGGCGAGTCTGGCGGAGTACGCAGCCTGTGGTAGTGGCTCCTCCCAGTCGCAGCACCGCCTGAGACCGGATCTTCGGCTGGGCCATGACGTCGTGCAGGATGCACTGGACAACGACGACGATGACCATGTGGCGCTGGCCCAAGTGCGCAACACCAGCAGGCTGTACGACGAGCGAATAGATGATGGTGAGTTCTCAATAGAGCCCTTCGTGaattattcaatttttgttttatcatagtatcaTGCCAtcaaatttctgatttgtttaattcaatttcatgttaaataaattgaatgtttttctaattcatttcgaattgaatgaatgaatgaataatttttataaattttttgaaattgccagaattttatttgtgtcttcttttgagaacaacaagtggaaaatttttaagaaatcaatgttaactgcatagtaaataaaatttaggcagatttaatcacaaaattatggcccttcttcttcaaaagaaattgtcatttgaattatttcggaatttatgacattcattcattcaattctattaaaattataattcaaattcattcaattctattaaactgcaaattctaattaattcattcatattaaacaaaaaattcatgcagggctctagttctCAATAAGACTTACAGGAGATTTATCTAACAATTCCACTTCTCCAGACATTTTCCCATCGGCCGCCTCCAACCAGCAACCCGCCATTGGAACGCGCTATGTGCCTCGCTCCTACTCCAACTACGATATGCCGCCACAGCTGCCGTGCCCCTCATCCTCGCCGCGCCGTCGTCCCTCTGGCAATCGCGATCAACGCCCCACACGCCTGGTGCTGTCCGCCGGCCCCAAGATGAAACTCGACCTGCCACTGGACACGTGCAATGCAgtgggtggtgctgctgcctCCGCCCTGCCAGACTTCGTGCAGGATCACTTGCCGGACGCTTGGTGCGGCGGTCAGGATGCCCTCAGCTCGCCCCCCAACTCCCCACTCGGAGCAGCTGAGGCGGCGAGCGGAGCTGTGGGTCTGCTGCCCTCTGCTTTGGCACCCAGGAGCTGCCTACCCAGTGCTGCCCCCGTCCCCGGTCCTCCCGCAGAACCAGCCGCCGGGTCTACCGTCAAAATGCTGCCCGACTTTCTGTCTGACGGCCCCATAATTCACTCGTCTCAGCGACTGGCCGACGTGGCTATCGGGTTGCCCTCCAATTCCATTGACTCGCCTCCCCAGGAGGCGGTGGGCACGCTGCAACTGTCGTCACTGCGTCAGGAGAACGAGCGACTGCAGCGGGAGCTGCAGGAGGCGCGGGCGGAACTCAATGTCCAGACCCGGCGGGCCAGCGACTttgagcagcagctgctgcagttttcgGAGGCCGCTCGGAGGCGGGAGGCGCTGGCCACGACGACCAATACCCAAACCACACAGCAGCTGAGGCGCCAGTTGGCCCAATTAGAGGTGAGTGCCCCGATTGCAAAATTAATTCttgtaataaatatatgtatgcgAGATCTAATAACTCAGAAACAGGTGGTCCAAATTTGTACATcatattgcatttaaattttattcgcATTCGGTTTAAACTAcacttaaaataaagtttaccctaaattttagaaaatcgccattcaaatttattttttctaaatacaagaaagttatttttaaatctaatttttcgaaaatcaGTTTTTCCTTAATCAAagaagattttcttaaatgtagaaaatggttactatgaactaaaatcaccctaaaaactagaaaaaatgcccctaaaattagaaattattttctgaaatatagaaaggcaaacgaaaataataaaataatacatttagtAAAACTAcccaaaaatttagaaaatataccttaaaagtttagaaaaattttaccataaaatttatgaggagcttgtcttgaagataAAAATAGGActatttccttgactttagggttaattttattttgagtgtaggcCGAAAAAGCCTTTCCTAGAACCACGGATTAGATTGTTAattgaatttcctttaaatttatttaaattttttaaggattttctATAAATGTCATTATCTTAAAAGCACAAATTGTATAATTGCAATGAAAGTTCATTATTTCTGTAAATTTATACACTTTTAAACCGAAAAAAAGGCTAaagaaattgttaattttataaaagacCCAACTTATTAACATTTGAGCCATTCTATATGTGCATAAAGCTAGCAGAACCACTGTCGCAATTAAAACAGTCgtcgcaaatattttaattgccttcattttttttttcaggcgGAGCTAAGCAGCCTAAGGGGCAGTGGCGCCTCTGATTGCGCAGCAGGTGGCGTTCCAGTGGCGGCTCCTGGCAGAGGAAGCGAGAACGCCGCCAGCAGTGGGATGAGCAACCCGCGACCGTCCAGAACGCATCATTTGTCAAGGGATCTACTGCGAGCGGCCGATACTGCAGAGCAGAACTTAAGGTGAGCTAGATCAATAATAAAAGGAAACCTTTTCTTAACGTCAATCCAATTTTGCAGGCAACTGCTGACTGGCGTGGAGAATCTGCGCCAGATGGCGGCCAATTTGGAGCAGCCGGCCCCGACAACAACTCCCCGAAGTCCCGACCTCTACACCGACTTCAACTGAACTGCCCGGGATCGACTCTTCGGAGTGGACGCTGTGCTTCAGCTCAGATCGGTTATTGTTGTTTGTGTAAACATTGTAGCCCACGTCGCCGCCTAGAGCTTGTTTTTAGATGACCCCGCGAATGTTTTATGTTTCCGTATAATCTGTTGCATTGGGCTAGGCCCGGTCGAGAATCTCCGGGagaaatgggaatggggatgggCAATGTGAGAATCAAAGCGCAAACTCGTGATGTTGGTTGataaagcaaaatatataattcaTACTTGATAAATCGATATAGCATATTCGAGGACTAATATCAACGGCTAATGTAAATTACTCTACCATGTTAAATGTCTGCCACCCAAAAGGAAGCTGCGCATTGGATCGTGGGATAAGGCGCCCGGAAAACGGGCAGAGGTTTATAAGAAGCGAGATAAATgcgatatattttttgttaagaaCAAAGGATTACCTGTGCACTTCAGTAGTTTGTGCTTCAGTACATAGCAAACaagaattgaaataaattattatgagACAACCATCTGTTTACCCACTGTGTGATAAACCTCCCAGAGTTTTTCCAACAGGCCCCCCAAAAGAGAACGTTTTCCTGCAGCCTTGACTTTGCTCTCCAATCTGATAACGCTCTCCGGCGACCAAGTTCTCTATACCGCCGCTGGAATCGTCGGTCAGAGTCGTTCAGCGATCATCTAGTTGCCTCACCGACGCCGCTCAGCGCGCACGACCGCCTCGCGTAGATTCACTTGGTGCTGCTTTTGATTCCCGGTGTGATTagatcaaaacaaaataattagattatatatatatcgagAAGAGAAAGAGAGCACCAATGATGTCCAAGAGATTGTTGGGTGAGTTTAGTACGAAAACCGCGGAGGATTAAGATCTTTTAAAGCAATTTTGAGGGTTTGCTGATCCCACAGGAAAATCGTTTCTTTTTCCTCCTCTGAAACCGgaatatttattacaattatcTGCTAATctgaaaatatgtaaataaattaattgttcCATGCCTATTTCTAAGGCACTATaggtacattttattaaagagtaaactattaaaaatgttttgtcgAGTTTGcagaattgtttattttttaaatacacaccCCAAAAGGACGAAAATCTACTTCGCccatgaaaatattattttttaaagaagaaaatttacttcacttttttttatgaatttttatgaACCATTTTTCTCCGTGTGCACCTAATTATGAACTTTTTTAGGT
It contains:
- the l(3)04053 gene encoding uncharacterized protein l(3)04053 is translated as MANGSATEAAATGAPQQQRIPQTAQQALLTDGGVNDLVADVCLNGRASDYSAMRASTSTGGSGSGGAAPSSSSSSSSFSFKHFLSSTGTVTAPTSTVTSAAVQTSTGARPKVPQSASASHMQQPPDVNGSSASSRMKRSPRFSSFDSQASLAEYAACGSGSSQSQHRLRPDLRLGHDVVQDALDNDDDDHVALAQVRNTSRLYDERIDDDIFPSAASNQQPAIGTRYVPRSYSNYDMPPQLPCPSSSPRRRPSGNRDQRPTRLVLSAGPKMKLDLPLDTCNAVGGAAASALPDFVQDHLPDAWCGGQDALSSPPNSPLGAAEAASGAVGLLPSALAPRSCLPSAAPVPGPPAEPAAGSTVKMLPDFLSDGPIIHSSQRLADVAIGLPSNSIDSPPQEAVGTLQLSSLRQENERLQRELQEARAELNVQTRRASDFEQQLLQFSEAARRREALATTTNTQTTQQLRRQLAQLEAELSSLRGSGASDCAAGGVPVAAPGRGSENAASSGMSNPRPSRTHHLSRDLLRAADTAEQNLRQLLTGVENLRQMAANLEQPAPTTTPRSPDLYTDFN